The genomic window GCCATACATTACAACGTTAATCAGGAATTACCAGGTGTTACTGGGTCAAGATTTGGACAAGATTTAGTCACAGCAAATGGTAAGTAATAACAGGGGGATTATTAGATTAATTATCTCATCCTTAAATAACAACACAATCATTTTACACTAATGATATCGAAAATGTAGTTGTTTattaaaggcaacagcagtataccctgttccatatatagttatcaaagtactaggattataatgTAGTATGCCAAatgcgcgtttcgtcaacataagactcaccagttacgctcatatcaaaatagtcataaagccaaacaagtacaaagttacaaaagtcacaaatcgattgagaaaacacaaatccgggttgcaaacgaaaactgagggaaacaaaggaacaacaggaacactaaagtgcaacaaaaataagTACCAACACCGATTCCAGAAGTATTTTATAAGCATAAATGTAACTTTAATATCATCTGCAAAGTTCTATGCAATGGTGGTGTGGTACAATAAATGGTGTCCGATCGCTTAACTAAAAATGAAGTTAAACAGATGCAAATCTTTCgttagagaaaaaaataatataaatatacctGAAGCTGTGTAGTAAAACCAATAGCATTTCGATAAGCCGTATGAAGCCTAATTTTTTAAAGAGGGTCTTTGCTACTGTAAGATGTTATCTCCTGTTTGTGGAGAAAAACGAAAATGTTCTTACCGCTATGGTTCTTTATGAATATGCCtaatttgtttaagttttatgaCATTTATGACTCAAGAAATCTTATCTACATAACTATATTTTCTAGCATTCTTTTTAGTAGTCGTTacgttgaatatatatttttttaaagttattccCCTCTACAATTCAAAACTAGCAAATGTTAAATAACTTGATTCATATAACAAGCATGAGAACCTATCTCCTGCATCAacacaattttcaaaattattttaatcaaatcATTTAAATGAGAGAACAGTTTTCAGTTGAGTTGTTTGGTAATCCTAAATGTCACTTACCCATATTTCGATCCGTGCcttatatcttatcttattataACCTTTTCGTGAACATTCATTTTCATTCCTTCCTAAATCAAAACTAACCCTAACAtacatataaacaaacaatatcaTGAATGCAATAAAATGTTAACAGATAGTTTCATAAAACTGAGTTAAAAATTCCCTTAAAGAGATATTTCATTAATGTATGTCTGGTGTAGATTGAAATGAAAGATGCAACAATATGTACATCATTATAGGTGGTTTCTTTGAATGGCAAAGTACCACTCAGGCTAAAGAAGGAGATACGATACATTATTGGTTATGGGGAGAGAAGAATGGACAGGGAGAAACACAAACAGATTTAACCGGTGTTATAGTATGTAAGTAAAATAGTTAATTTGATATCCTGCATATCTATAGCATGATCGTGTTTccccttttatttatttttttcttagttACATATTTTTCTCTAACCCAAATGACGGTTATGACATTGGAATCATATATGCATTGGAGTAGGTGGAGAAGCACACCTTGCGGTCAATATGAACATTAACCTACGTATAACACTCAAGGTTTTTTGGTaggattcgtgttgctcaatttTAAGGTTTTTATGTACTGTTTTGTGGACTTGTTCTTTTCTCGTCGTTTTATTTTTTTGCCTCATTtttgtcagttcgttttcgaTTCAAGAGTTTCGATTGCACCCTGATTATCTTCTGCCTTTATTAACAATCATTAAAATCCATTTGCTATATATTGTATTCAATTTTAGCTGATCACACAGCTACTCAACAACCTACACCAAAACCTACTTCTCCTCAGCCGATTGTTACAAACAAACCTGTTGGAACAGCTTCTCCAACCCAAAGCGGAAGTGGTGCTGTAACAGCTGGATTATCATCAGGAGTGACATCTTCTGTTGGAACATCCGGAAGTATACACAAAGGAAGTCAGAACGGAAGTTCTGGGGGTTCAAGCGGAGGTGGATCTGGTTTCATGGTTGGTGGATCAAGCTATCATGGTCCTAGTAAATGTAAGCATACATATACCATCTAACACAAAACGCAAACCATTATTGTTCATTTGACACTCCTCTTACAGATACTGTTATACATATATCATATTGTATAAACAATATAGAATATTGAAGGCAATGTAACATGTCAAGATTACATACAGGAAGAGTAAATAAAATGTCATCATAAATGTTAATAGTGCAATTTGGAGAGTATCGTAATAAAAGCATATATGGTATTTGACACATATATCTGTATAACGCTTATCCTGAAATAGCTATCAATAACTTTTAACGATCATGGCGCAATAATAAAAGCTAGGAATTATTTTTTGAATCTATAGTATTCAGATTTTATTGATTAAACATGATTATAATCTACATATATttggcattgtttttttttaatttcatgatttCATAAAAATCTCAAAAAAAACACGATAAAAAACACAAAGAATTAATTGAAACCAATATTAAATAGTATAAGGGATACtataatatagaaatattttgtatGGGTTGTCAAGACTATACAAAAAAAACCTAAGAAAGCCGTGGACATATTGAATTTGCAGGTCGTATAAGTAGACATTAGGCATTGAATGTAGTTCTAAACAAAATGATTCTGTTGAACAGAaagataattaaaggcaacagtagtatactgctgttcgaaatgcataaattgattgagaaaaaaacccaaatccgggttacaaactaaaactgagggaaacacatcaaatataagaggaaaacaatgacacaacagaaacacttaaatgCATATGTTTTACCTACTTGTATATTTCAGCTAATACAGTTAATTGCCAATCGTATCCATGTTTGATATTTGAGGATGATTTCAACACTTTGGATTTCTCTACATGGGAGCATGAGATCACAGCAGGCGGAGGGGGTGTGAGTTTTTGTTCATCATTTTGTATCTTCTCATTTGACAATTAGCGgacatgtttgtgctttgaaATTCACAAGATGAAATATCAATAATACTTACCTTTTTtgagtaaaatgtaaaattacaaaacactgaactccgaggaaaattgagTAAATGACTGTTTCAAAAAAGAAATCTAATTCACGTTGTATGCTTTGTAATGAACGGTTTAATCTTTAACATGATACTTGTTTCCctttaataaaaataacatattattaGTAACTTTTCATTTTGGGTTTATTAATATAATATGTAAGTCACTGATAAACTAAATGTAGCAATGTTATCTCAGTGTAATAAATATCCTATGCTGCATATTTAGGTAATTGTATTATCGTCAACGATTTGATTATCTTTAAATGGGCAAAACAAAGACTTTATACAAAAATCAAAACCAGCGACATCAATCGTGTGACATTTAATTCCTTTCTAATAGGTATCATCATCTTTAAACTGTTTTTTGTATTGTAGAATTGGGAATTTCAGTACTACACAAACAACAGATCCAACAGTTATGTAAAAGATGGGACACTGTTTATCAAACCGGTAATGTCTTAAGTCATAATTTAAAACGTTTTTAATTTGCGGTTTTACATCTCTGACTGATCCTCTAAGAGAAACGACACCTTTAATGTAATGCAGGAAAATTAcacgaataaagaaaaaactCAGGACAACTGACCGAGATTGTTACAAACTTACACTTGACTTTAGTAAGCATACATTTGTTTACTGGCAGTTTAACCCGATTTAAATCCATTTAAATAAGAAGTAAAGAATTAGTTTTTAGTAAGCTGCTTCTTTTCCAACAAAACTTGAAACAAAGCCTTATGTATGATAAAGATATATCAAATAgttaaataatttacaatttcTCTTCAACAGACACTAACATCAGACCATTATGGGGAAAAATTTCTCACGAGTGGTAGCTTGGCACTATGGGGTAAGACAAAGTTTACTTACTGTGTATTCAATGTTTTTTCGTTCAGTACAAATTGTCattgatttcataaataaacGACAAATTGGATGTTGAAcgaaatacaaaaactttataaaattgtatgaaaactTTGGCAACACCACGAACTCAtaaatccacgaaaatgcaagttttcctcaatctatGAAAATTGATTGGCGGTTAAGAAGAGAAATTTGAGTTATTTGTCCATAGAAGAGAATaactaatttttataatttaaacatgtGTCTTATATTCAGTTCCTTAAATAGTTAAACGAAATcggtgaacatttttttttataatttagtaatataaaattttgcacatgaaatatgcattttttgttgATAAATTTATGTGTTTtgcacttttttaaaaatctcaaatatttcattttatactgctcactttatttatattattctataATTTGAGAATTATAGAATAGGAATTAACACAAACTATTACGAATAGATTAATAGCTATAACCGTAGTGTCTTTTAAGATTTGCTACCATCCAAATGCACATTTTAATTACTTATTTATATCAGTCATTGTACGTAGCAATAGATGTTCCTtacattatttatcaaatatattattcATGCTTTAGGTGGTTCTAGCGCCGATATGTGTACAAGCAATATGTTTTGGGGATGTCAAAGAGACGGATCAGCAGACCATCCAATAAACCCAATACAATCTGCCAGATTACGTAGTACCAGGGGTTTCACCATGAAATATGGAAAAGTTGAAGTCGAGGCTAAAATACCTACAGGAGATTGGATATGGCCTGGTAtgtttttgtattgaaataaaataaaaaaaaaaaaaaaaacagtcatctAATCCTACCtcagaatatttcaataaataaaaagcTAGATATCCCcagaaaataaaatgcatatgcCATTTTTGTTATCTTATCCGAGTAACTGTCATTCTTACTGATAGAATGGCATAGAGAGTTAAAATGAATGTAAACACCATATAAGAATGAATAAGTATTCGTTTATATACTAGTGAGTCAACCCCACAACGATGTGAAAATTCACGAGACCTTAAGAGGAATTTCAaatcattacattttttttaaataaatttcattaacaaACTTATAAATAGTGTACAAAATACAATAAAGCGTTGAAGCAAAATAAAGAAATGTTGATTTAAATCAttctttattcaaaattaatgtataaaaaataagatgtggtatgattgccaatgagacaactgtccacaagaaaccaaaatgacacatacatcaacaactataggtcaccgtacggccttcaacaatgagcaaagcccataccgcatagtcagctataaaaggccccgataagacaatgtaaaacaattcaaacgagaaaactaacggccttaatgtgtttgttgttaaaaaaaaacttggacCGAGACAAGTGGACAGAAAGAAACGTGGACCGAGAGAAGTTGACCGAAAGAAACGTGGACCGAGAGAAGTGGACCGAAAGAAACATTTAAAGAAGGTTACAATAGTTctaatattgatataactttATCGTAGGTAAAAACTCTGGTAATATcattatttatcatatgtttagtagtaaatacagtagttttgcatatgtgataaatagcctgctgtttaatccatatcgcgcaactttgatgcgcaccctttatcgcataccctttatcacacccctaccctttatcgcataccctttatcacacccctactttttttttttttttttttttatataaagtcagttttggttttttttttgcttaagaaagattttcctcaaaataggtaatttttttgaatgacgtcattgtttggtatgtgacgtcacgaacgtcaagttttcatattttttggcacactaaatgcaactatgaaaaatacaaaacacacataaacaaaatatttttaaaacaacagcacgcaaattgtaaggtaacccaggtgcttcggataagtaattgagcagtctTTTTTaaaaggcctttgaaacaagacaaaagtagaactgaaggtaacccagtgctatggatcagaaaacagttcatataatataatactcttctgttgaaatatatgataaagcgtataatacatggcaaaatccgtatcacatgccgtatcaccctcgaccaatatcatccctcgggcctaaaggcccttgggctgatattgatgtctcgggatgatacgacatatgatacggattttgccatgtattattctctattttacGAACGCTGTAGTATGATATATACTCTCCTATAAGGTCACATTTAAATTTGCAGCTATTTGGATGTTACCAGTATGGAATGCTTATGGTCAGTGGCCTGCATCTGGAGAAATTGACATTATGGAATCAAGAGGTACAATTTCAAtacatgataaaaataataatgttacAGACATTCTTTCTTTGGTCCTTTTTGAAGATTGATATATATCAAGGTTTCAATTATAACAGTGAAAAATGGAATCTcatttagtttgtttgtttgtaagtTGGTATCAAATATTGTGTATCGTTTTGATGGTATGTGCCTTGTCTTGTCGACTTATTGACGATTGTTTACAGTTATTCCTTATTTTACACTGGAAAATAAGAGATTTGGTGTAAATGTATATGGAGGACAAATAGTGTGACATATAGCGAGAAGCCCTAAATAATTATTCTTTAAATGCTGTCTTtatcttttacattttaaaagttgattAATGAACTACGGCACTTGCAACTTCACGCAAGATGAAAGCGTTTTGAAGGCATCGAATGAAgcttttctattataaaaaagaagatgtggtatgattgccaatgagacaactatccacaaaagaccaaaatgacacagacattaacaattataggtcaccatacggccttcaacaatgagcaaagttcataccgcatagtcagctataaggccccgataagacaatgtaaaacaattcaaacgagaaaactaacggtcttatttatgtaacAAAATGAAAGTTATTTGTTATCTTGATATCTTATTAGGTTTTACAAAATAATACACCCTGTTGCGCAGAATATATTTAACATAAGGTTAGTTTGTGTTTTTCACGGTTACCGgtagagaaaatgaaaaaataaaaaaccacacgattttgtacttaaataaacatatattttgatcataatttataacattttgtttgtGCTTTTAGAAAAAGACGTGTCTGAGAGAAGCTGGCTTTCTCACTGTAAATAATTGATAGTtctgtttatttacttttaaaattagaatatCAATAATCATCAATGTCTACATCTATATTCCCAATATAAAAATAGTCGGTACGATAAATTCGTAACACAATGTAATAATGATATAATATTTCGCTCGCCTCCGCCCTTAATGGAAATTAGTGAACCCGTATATATCGTATAACTAGCAATCTATTTGACTTATACTTTTCATTGAAGATTCTCACATATTATGTTTTTAAATGATTACATATAGGCATGACAAACCAGTGTTTCAATCTTTTCCCCCAGGTAACATCAATTACCATGATGATAAGGGCGTAAGCCAGGGTCATGATTCTGTCGGTAGTACACTTCATTTCGGTCCAGGATTTCCATTCGACCCATATGAAAAAGCACATGCTGAAAAGTAAGTAGCATATATTGGGAAGTAATGAACACATGGCCAAAAGCATGTATGCCAGGAACAAAAGATAAGAAaaccaaaaattatgaaaaaagaagGTGTCATTTTAGCAAAATTAAGTAGCACGTGTAAAAAAGGAAAGTAGAAAAAGACAACAAATGACATCGCCCTGGCAAGAaaaaaaaacgacgaaaagacaaataacagtctACAGAACGCAACGTAGAAAATCATGACTGAGCTAGAGAAACCTCATCACAAACCGaaggtgatctaaggtgctccgaaagggtgaGAACATCTtacttcacatgtggcacctgtgGTGTTGCTTGTGAAAGTACAAAATCGCTGATAAGACTTATTTGTGGATGTCGCATTTGAAATAAACTCCGTTTTAGTAATCACTTATCTATCTGATATCTAACTAAACTATTCaggtatattttcttttgaagtgGTTACATGGTGATTATCCgtttctttataaacattttgtttccttacataaacatttttacaCTAAGCGGATATCAGATGCTAGAAATATTTCCGTAATTTCATGTTGTTTTGTTTGACGTATTGCCAAACTGAAATGTTTATCATACCCTTTACCTTAACGCACTGCCTGTATTtcatacaatatattttatatttaggcACTTGACAACTGGAACCTTTTCAGACAGCTTCCATAAGTTTGCAGTTGAATGGGATGAATCAATGATTAGGTAAAGTACATTAACTTTTGTTTACTAATTGTGATATCAAACTGTTTTGCTTTTTAATCACAAAAAGTTCGTTAaacttataaaaatgacaaatatttgatattttctaACGTAATAGACTGTTGGTAATCTAGATTTCCTAAGCAATTCTATATAAGAACAGCGGCAAGGAATTGCCTAgacaaattgaaatatattaatatcaaatttattaCACTTCTGACTTTTTTTCCCAGTTTTATCTTTAGCTACTCGgagaaatttaatttatattaattttaagagCTAATTTAGGTACTAgtaaaaggtaaaaatatatGAACAAAATACACAGACAACGAAAAatccttactttttatttttagttatttatttacaattttcagaAATACATTTTGTCTATGAGGGCTGTTTGTTTCATACAAAAGTTACATTGCCATCCGACGCCTAAGTTGTTATGTACCGGTGTTTATAAACAACGGGATATATACTTTTTCTTAccaattttctttcattttcaaataccCATATTCATATGTTCATTATTATAAAATTCAGGTTTACAATTGACGGAGAAGAACTTCTGAAAACTGTTCCTCCACAAGGCGGTTTCTGGGAGTTAGGAGAATTTGATAAAAACCAACCAGGAATGACAAACCCATGGCGTGGAGCTTCAAAAATGGCACCGTTTGATCAAGAGGTAAATTTTGTACATTAGCAATAAGAATGCTTAGGTTCTTGTACATACTATCATCATGAGTAGTAGATTGGTGTCGTTATCTGTTAACTTATATCAAAATCAAGTACTACTACTTAATAATTTAACACAGTCTGACGAAAGACAGGTATGGGCGTTCAAGATAATGATAACAATGTCTCATTTCAAACCTCATTTTTCATGTGCAATTTGACATTTCTCACTTCTGATTTCTAAATGAGAAGTGTACAGATTGAACTGAGAAACATTCACTTGGATGTTAGGAATTTTAACTtgtcaaatataaaaatgaaaaccgTAAAATAGAGAATTATCAAGTTGGAAGGTCAAATCAAAACTGAAAAATAGTCAACTTAAAACTAAAAAAGGTCAAGACGAGAGACTCATCACTTAATTTAATTTGATAGTTTATTTAGTATTAGCTCTATTAATTTATTAGTATGAGCTGTTCTTTAttaatttatgaataaataaacaattcatcatagataccaggattacctcttcttaatcatgttaattgataAGTTATTTCATTATAATGTTTACGACAATGTGTGATCAAGTCACAATAActgtgtatgatttttttttcgcataaaaAAGATCTTTATATAGACAATTGACTAGTTAGCCAGAGTAAGATTTGAAACTAATTATTTAACTTGTCTTTTTCAGTTCTATTTGATTATGAACGTTGCTGTTGGTGGTATTGGTTTTTTCCCAGACACATGGAGTAACACCCCTAGTGCCAAGCCATGGAGTGATAAATCTGAGTTCACAGCCAGAGATTTCTACCGTGCCAAGAATCAATGGTACCCGACATGGAATGCTGACAATAATGATGGGGAAGATGCTGCTCTTAAAGTCAATTATGTCAAAGTTTGGAAGATGAAACCATGAacttgattatttatttattaataaaatgtgtttttgtatTCGTGTGTGTTAATTTAAACTAATTATACCATGAAGATTTATCACCGGATGTATATTTGCATGATAATTACGATCAATGCCAAATTTAATGCAGGATCTGCCTATCCTTTCCCCTAAAGTCAACCCCGACTTTGATTGGGTTCTTATTTCTCAGTCTTTCGTTTCcgtgttgtgttttgtttaatgTTGTTTGCCGTTTGGTTCTAGTTTACTTTCAATCTGCGTTTGAATGTCCATTGAGTATCTTTTGCTTATCTTTTTAGATTAATATTTAAAGATAGATccgtaaaaaaataataaatatttacagcATTGTATCACCACATGGATGGCCACTCATCGTTTTCATCAAAAAGAAACATAATACCACCAACAACATTCAcaaaacctttttaaaaaaaaaaaaggttttactAATCACCAAATTAAGGATTATCCATCCTACTTTTTTTCCTTCGCTATAAGAGGATGTACCAAATATGCCTCTGGTACAAACAACTCGTATTATAGTAGGGTTAGTAGAGGTAACTTTTTCTTCAATTGCAAGACAAGACAAGCAAATATAAACTTTATTCTTTAAAACAACTGTATACACATTGGTACaaagaataaaataattatacatagtataattatgtatatacatCCATTGCAATATATAATTGACCATCTTGGAACTTTCTATtgcaattacaaaaatatttaagagtgaacatcatttaaaaattattCTCATCTGGATTAAAGTATTTTGTAGTTTTACGAATAATTGAAGATTGGGTAAATATTCGGAGGTTTCTCCTTTAATtgtcatatatttcatttttaatattattgaaaatgaaGGGTGCTCCTCGTCCATTACCTTACAAAGTTCTTCATCATTCGTATTTCGATTTTTAGTGTAATCACTTATGACAGTCTTCAAATGGTAAGTAAATGAATgctttctaaaaagtaaaatcacaaaaatactgaaatacgAGAAAAATTCATAAAGGAAGGTtcctaatcaaaaggcaaaataaaaagctcaaacaaatcaatgTAGTctcttaattttatataaattttcaattgaaaattaaagAAACAGATTAATATAAGATGGCTATAATtctgatattttattttcatactaACCTTTTACTTCTTGTTTACGTGCATCTTCCTACAAGACAAGTATTTTAATTATTATCAAAATCTAATACATAATATAAttatccactattttctacatttgagaatgcctgtacaaagtcagaaatgtgacagttgttgtcaattcgtttgaagtgttttatcatttgatttggccatttgattagtgtctttccgttttgaattttcctcgttttttttgtgattttactttttagctcacctttcctaaaaggaaatgtgagcttttctcatcacttggcgtccgtcgtcgtcgtctgtcgtcgcgttatcaatttttcaaacatcttctcctctgaaactactgaatggatttggatgaaacttagcatgaatttttcttagattatcctgcacaaagtttgtgcttcgatttttgatccgtcaaaaaacatggccgccgttactaaaaatagaacataggggtcaaatgcagtttttggcttatatctcaaaaactaaagcatttagagcaaatctgacatgaagtaaaaatgttcattaggtcaagatctatcagccctgactttttcagatgaatcaaacaacccattgttgggttgctgccacttaattggtaattttaaggaaattttgcagtttttggtcattatcttgaatattattatagataaagataaactgtaaacagcaaaaatgatcagcaaagtaagatctacaaataattgaaatgaccaaaattgtcaattgaccccttaaggggttattgtcctttaatgacaatttttcacaatttgttcatcatatttgctaactttacaAAATCTCTAAAACttctcaaccaaattcaaccaaacttcatttgaatgatcagtagggtgtataaaataaagtttgtgttttattttctatttcgtcaaaaaacatggccgtcatggctaaaaatagaacacagggtaaaatgcagtttttggcttatatctcaaaaactccagcatttagagcaaataagacaagaagttaaagtatttattaggtcaaggtcttcctgtcctgaaattttcagccgaattgggtaactggtttttcaggaaTAATGCCCCTGAactgatgattttaaagaaaatttgcagtgtttggttattatcttgaatattattatagatacagataaactgttaatagcaaaaatgttaagcaaagtaagatctacaaataagtcaatttgaccaaaattgtcaattgaccccttaagaagttattgctcttaaaagattttttttcacaatttgttcatcatgttgacttactttaaaaaatcttctcctttgaaactgctgtatcaatctGATTTAAATCTTAGTTTGTTATTTGTTTCTATAATTTTTCATGAGTATATCTTGTTGTTTAAAACTCTTTTTATAACTGCTTATGTACTAAGCACTTTCAACTGCATTTTTGATTCAATTTATATGTTGATGTGTAGAGAATATTGTAAGCAATATATATTGCACTGTTATAAAATCTAACAAAGGACATTTACTATAATGGTTGACTAGTATGCATGAACCATGGACTAATTCAACAGTTGAGTGAGATGTAAAGGCtgacattgtatatatatagactttCTGAGATGAGAATGTTTTATAAATGTATCTCCTTAGAAGCATGACACATTCTATCTCCATAAAGAAAATGAATGCATTGTAATTTATTGTGAAATCAACTagatttgtatataaataaaacataaaaagtaaaatagtgTGATTTTGCTTGGCTTTATT from Mytilus galloprovincialis chromosome 5, xbMytGall1.hap1.1, whole genome shotgun sequence includes these protein-coding regions:
- the LOC143075344 gene encoding beta-1,3-glucan-binding protein-like isoform X1 gives rise to the protein MWKLLLLCMLGVSNALGPAQFTLSPSGQMKVKIPADGFSKVAIHYNVNQELPGVTGSRFGQDLVTANGGFFEWQSTTQAKEGDTIHYWLWGEKNGQGETQTDLTGVIVSDHTATQQPTPKPTSPQPIVTNKPVGTASPTQSGSGAVTAGLSSGVTSSVGTSGSIHKGSQNGSSGGSSGGGSGFMVGGSSYHGPSKSNTVNCQSYPCLIFEDDFNTLDFSTWEHEITAGGGGNWEFQYYTNNRSNSYVKDGTLFIKPTLTSDHYGEKFLTSGSLALWGGSSADMCTSNMFWGCQRDGSADHPINPIQSARLRSTRGFTMKYGKVEVEAKIPTGDWIWPAIWMLPVWNAYGQWPASGEIDIMESRGNINYHDDKGVSQGHDSVGSTLHFGPGFPFDPYEKAHAEKHLTTGTFSDSFHKFAVEWDESMIRFTIDGEELLKTVPPQGGFWELGEFDKNQPGMTNPWRGASKMAPFDQEFYLIMNVAVGGIGFFPDTWSNTPSAKPWSDKSEFTARDFYRAKNQWYPTWNADNNDGEDAALKVNYVKVWKMKP
- the LOC143075344 gene encoding beta-1,3-glucan-binding protein-like isoform X2, which gives rise to MWKLLLLCMLGVSNALGPAQFTLSPSGQMKVKIPADGFSKVAIHYNVNQELPGVTGSRFGQDLVTANGGFFEWQSTTQAKEGDTIHYWLWGEKNGQGETQTDLTGVIVSDHTATQQPTPKPTSPQPIVTNKPVGTASPTQSGSGAVTAGLSSGVTGSQNGSSGGSSGGGSGFMVGGSSYHGPSKSNTVNCQSYPCLIFEDDFNTLDFSTWEHEITAGGGGNWEFQYYTNNRSNSYVKDGTLFIKPTLTSDHYGEKFLTSGSLALWGGSSADMCTSNMFWGCQRDGSADHPINPIQSARLRSTRGFTMKYGKVEVEAKIPTGDWIWPAIWMLPVWNAYGQWPASGEIDIMESRGNINYHDDKGVSQGHDSVGSTLHFGPGFPFDPYEKAHAEKHLTTGTFSDSFHKFAVEWDESMIRFTIDGEELLKTVPPQGGFWELGEFDKNQPGMTNPWRGASKMAPFDQEFYLIMNVAVGGIGFFPDTWSNTPSAKPWSDKSEFTARDFYRAKNQWYPTWNADNNDGEDAALKVNYVKVWKMKP